From the Paenibacillus sp. FSL H8-0548 genome, one window contains:
- the ilvD gene encoding dihydroxy-acid dehydratase, translating to MATKRMRSDMIKKGFDRAPHRSLLRAAGVKEEDFDKPFIAVCNSYIDIIPGHMHLQEFGKIVKDAIREAGGVPFEFNTIGVDDGIAMGHIGMRYSLASREIIADSIETVVNAHWFDGMVCIPNCDKITPGMIMGALRVNIPTMLVSGGPMKAGRTSDGRAISLTSVFEGVGAHQVGKINDEQLLELEQYGCPTCGSCSGMFTANSMNCLAEGLGLALPGNGTILAVAPERKEFVKEAARQLMKIIDLGIKPRDIVTKDTIDNAFALDMAMGGSTNTVLHTLAIAHEAGIEYPIERINEIAERVPHLAKIAPASDYHIEDVHNAGGVSAIIHELFKKEGTLHGHCMTVTGKTLRENVEGCEIQDTDVIHTIDNPHTARGGLAVLFGNIAPDGAIIKTGAVDKSVGGYHKGPAICFDSQDDALHAIANGKVKEGHVVIIRYEGPRGGPGMPEMLAPTSQIVGMGLGAKVALVTDGRFSGASRGISIGHVSPEAADGGPIAFVNDGDIIEIDMNNRTMNLLISDEDFEQRRSEWNGFELKIKRGYLARYAHLVTSASTGGVMKM from the coding sequence ATGGCGACAAAAAGAATGCGTTCAGACATGATAAAAAAAGGATTCGACCGTGCCCCGCATCGCAGCTTGCTGCGTGCCGCAGGCGTAAAAGAAGAAGATTTTGACAAGCCATTTATTGCGGTTTGTAACTCGTATATTGATATCATTCCTGGTCATATGCACTTACAAGAATTCGGCAAGATCGTTAAGGATGCTATTCGCGAAGCAGGCGGCGTTCCTTTCGAATTTAATACAATCGGCGTTGATGACGGTATTGCAATGGGTCATATCGGAATGCGTTATTCCCTTGCAAGCCGTGAAATTATTGCCGATTCCATCGAGACGGTGGTTAATGCACACTGGTTTGACGGTATGGTCTGTATTCCAAACTGCGACAAAATCACGCCAGGTATGATTATGGGCGCCCTTCGCGTCAACATTCCGACTATGCTTGTGAGCGGCGGACCGATGAAAGCAGGTAGAACTTCCGACGGTCGTGCGATTTCACTTACGAGCGTATTTGAAGGCGTAGGCGCTCATCAAGTCGGTAAAATTAATGACGAGCAATTGTTAGAGCTTGAGCAATATGGTTGTCCGACTTGCGGATCATGCTCCGGTATGTTCACTGCTAACTCCATGAACTGCTTGGCAGAAGGTCTTGGCCTAGCTCTTCCAGGCAACGGTACAATCCTTGCTGTAGCCCCAGAGCGTAAAGAATTTGTTAAAGAAGCAGCTCGTCAGCTTATGAAAATTATTGATCTTGGCATTAAACCGCGTGACATTGTTACAAAGGATACGATTGACAATGCCTTCGCACTTGATATGGCAATGGGCGGTTCCACAAATACCGTTCTTCATACACTTGCTATTGCGCATGAAGCTGGCATCGAATATCCGATCGAGCGCATTAATGAAATAGCTGAACGTGTACCGCATCTTGCGAAGATCGCTCCTGCTTCCGACTATCATATTGAAGATGTTCATAATGCAGGCGGCGTCAGCGCTATTATTCACGAGCTGTTCAAAAAAGAAGGCACCTTGCACGGACACTGCATGACCGTTACCGGAAAAACACTGCGTGAAAACGTAGAAGGCTGCGAAATTCAAGATACAGACGTCATCCACACGATTGACAATCCGCATACAGCACGCGGCGGCTTGGCTGTCCTGTTCGGTAACATTGCTCCTGATGGCGCAATTATCAAGACGGGCGCGGTCGATAAATCGGTTGGAGGCTACCATAAAGGGCCTGCGATTTGCTTCGATTCACAGGATGATGCCCTACACGCTATTGCTAACGGCAAAGTAAAAGAAGGCCATGTCGTAATTATCCGCTATGAAGGACCTCGCGGCGGTCCTGGTATGCCGGAAATGCTTGCTCCTACATCACAAATCGTAGGTATGGGGCTAGGTGCGAAGGTTGCGCTCGTTACTGACGGACGTTTCTCCGGCGCATCTCGCGGCATAAGCATCGGTCATGTATCACCAGAGGCTGCTGATGGCGGTCCAATCGCATTCGTTAATGATGGCGACATCATAGAGATCGACATGAACAACCGTACGATGAATCTTCTCATCAGCGATGAAGACTTTGAACAACGCCGCTCCGAATGGAATGGCTTTGAGCTAAAAATCAAACGCGGCTACCTCGCGCGTTATGCTCATCTTGTTACTTCCGCCAGCACTGGCGGCGTAATGAAAATGTAA
- a CDS encoding polysaccharide deacetylase family protein, translating into MENLFLWGLYVASFYAFLPGLISRTFGFRVFKKGRVEKEISLTFDDGPDPVYTPQLLDLLARYNAKATFFIVGSHAEGQEELLRRMKDEGHVLGVHNYVHKSNWLMRPRTVKRQIERTNDVIENATGIRSTYYRPPWGIVNVFDYANLGHLQIILWSAMFGDWRIRLGHKRLGKRMLKKLRPGEVMLLHDCGMTFGADKDAPQNMLIALEAYLKEGTKLGYRFVDIVEMMKLTEAAQAAHTSVWKKAIIALWLQWERVFHIMFRLKTVGDTTDAAFHYRITTYNGENVELAAGGRVEKGDQVAELHFDNKKLSSIAATSKSPVATGIRMLREVEQALPHLANQLAADSEAKDIKAVYGVTMIHRGADRLGFEIFKLPEGLFAKSTRIYLRILIKVLTNTKHSTKGKKKRDTISPRMLLMPIQTIRSYSTVKMSNIQEGADRLSEAVERTLSAAADEAAQLGTKTTAI; encoded by the coding sequence ATGGAAAATTTGTTCTTATGGGGATTATACGTTGCATCCTTCTATGCGTTTCTTCCTGGACTCATTAGTCGGACATTTGGCTTCCGTGTGTTTAAGAAAGGCAGAGTTGAAAAAGAAATTTCGCTTACATTCGATGACGGACCTGATCCGGTTTATACACCGCAGCTTCTCGATCTTCTTGCTCGTTATAATGCGAAGGCAACGTTTTTTATCGTAGGCTCGCATGCTGAGGGACAGGAAGAGCTGCTGCGCCGTATGAAGGATGAGGGACATGTTTTAGGCGTTCATAATTACGTTCATAAATCGAATTGGCTGATGAGGCCTCGGACGGTTAAACGCCAAATTGAACGAACAAATGACGTCATTGAGAATGCAACGGGCATACGTTCAACTTATTATCGACCGCCCTGGGGTATCGTAAACGTGTTCGATTATGCGAACCTGGGCCATTTGCAAATTATTTTATGGTCTGCGATGTTTGGTGATTGGCGAATTAGGCTGGGTCATAAGCGCCTTGGGAAGCGAATGCTGAAGAAGCTTAGACCAGGCGAAGTGATGCTCCTGCATGATTGCGGCATGACATTTGGTGCAGACAAGGATGCTCCGCAAAATATGCTTATTGCGCTGGAGGCATACTTGAAGGAAGGGACTAAGCTCGGCTATCGGTTTGTTGATATTGTGGAAATGATGAAGCTAACCGAGGCAGCGCAAGCAGCCCATACTTCGGTCTGGAAGAAAGCGATCATAGCGCTTTGGCTGCAGTGGGAGAGAGTGTTTCACATTATGTTCCGATTGAAAACAGTTGGCGATACGACTGATGCGGCTTTCCATTATCGCATTACAACGTACAATGGAGAAAACGTTGAGCTTGCAGCAGGTGGACGAGTGGAAAAAGGCGATCAAGTTGCAGAATTACATTTTGACAACAAAAAATTATCCTCAATTGCAGCAACCTCCAAATCGCCGGTAGCGACTGGAATTCGAATGCTCCGCGAGGTCGAGCAGGCGCTTCCGCATCTTGCAAATCAACTAGCGGCTGACAGCGAGGCTAAAGATATTAAAGCGGTCTATGGCGTAACGATGATACATCGGGGCGCTGATCGGCTTGGCTTTGAAATTTTCAAGCTGCCTGAGGGCTTGTTCGCCAAATCTACACGTATCTATTTGCGTATTCTCATTAAAGTTCTGACTAACACAAAACATAGCACAAAAGGCAAGAAAAAGAGAGACACGATTTCTCCTCGAATGCTGCTCATGCCGATTCAAACGATTAGAAGCTATTCGACGGTGAAAATGAGCAATATACAAGAGGGAGCAGATCGACTAAGCGAAGCTGTAGAACGTACATTAAGCGCAGCAGCCGACGAAGCTGCGCAACTAGGGACGAAAACAACAGCAATTTAA
- a CDS encoding urease subunit beta — protein MIPGEYRVAKGEIELNAGRRTLQLIVVNTGDRPVQVGSHFHIFEVNRALKFDREAAFGMRLHIAAGTAVRFEPGEEKPVTLVELGGAKLSFGLNGLSQGIAVAGAMPDETRARLKAWEGAGE, from the coding sequence ATGATACCGGGAGAATATCGGGTAGCTAAAGGTGAAATTGAATTAAATGCGGGGAGAAGGACGCTGCAGCTAATTGTTGTAAATACAGGTGACCGACCTGTTCAAGTAGGCTCTCACTTTCATATTTTCGAAGTGAATCGAGCATTGAAATTTGATCGTGAGGCTGCTTTTGGCATGCGGCTGCATATTGCAGCGGGTACAGCGGTTCGCTTTGAGCCAGGGGAGGAGAAGCCGGTAACGCTCGTTGAGCTTGGCGGTGCAAAGCTCTCCTTTGGCTTGAACGGCTTAAGCCAAGGTATTGCGGTAGCAGGAGCGATGCCGGATGAAACTCGAGCGCGACTGAAGGCTTGGGAAGGAGCTGGCGAATGA
- a CDS encoding AI-2E family transporter encodes MLPFYRKYWRTAFDIALIALTVYLIMYSFSYLYRIATPIFFSFVIFLCIEPLARRLNKLGMKKSIASGISVLLFTLVILAAFSGAAYLITKQGNELISNFPKYQKILAIQIANITEEIQLRFGTTAADLDLVQRSKELIEGATATFAKFGQNLLSNIVGYVSSFSTFIFNFVVGIILAYFLSIEITTWKKTAEDKTPNTFKNAFFFLRNNVFKGIALYIKAQAKMISITFIVILIALLLLRVENAFVIAVVSAIFDILPLLGVGTIFIPWIIYLIIVGKVTLAIWLSVLFLAVVLTRQILEPKITGDSLGVSAFTMLAFMIVSLSVFGISGVILAPILMILLKSLYDQGYFHRWIHAPIGEFDNPPNESDTSNLTTPVDPDADEEEDTRI; translated from the coding sequence ATGCTGCCCTTTTATAGAAAATATTGGAGAACCGCCTTTGACATCGCTCTCATCGCACTCACTGTCTATTTAATTATGTATTCCTTCAGCTATTTGTACCGCATTGCAACACCTATATTTTTTTCTTTTGTTATTTTCTTATGTATCGAGCCTCTGGCTAGACGACTGAACAAGCTGGGAATGAAAAAATCAATCGCCTCCGGCATTTCCGTTCTTCTCTTTACACTGGTCATACTCGCCGCCTTCTCAGGCGCTGCTTATTTAATAACGAAGCAAGGCAATGAGCTGATTAGCAATTTCCCTAAATATCAAAAAATACTCGCCATCCAAATAGCGAATATTACGGAGGAGATACAGCTAAGGTTCGGAACAACCGCTGCTGACCTCGATTTAGTTCAGCGCTCCAAGGAGCTCATTGAGGGTGCTACTGCTACGTTTGCTAAATTCGGACAAAATCTGCTTAGCAATATCGTTGGTTACGTCTCCTCCTTCTCGACCTTCATTTTCAACTTTGTTGTAGGTATTATATTAGCTTATTTCTTAAGCATCGAGATTACGACTTGGAAGAAGACGGCAGAGGATAAAACGCCAAACACATTTAAAAACGCTTTTTTCTTCCTGCGCAACAACGTCTTCAAAGGCATTGCACTTTATATTAAAGCACAGGCGAAAATGATCAGCATCACCTTCATCGTCATACTCATCGCGCTTTTGCTGCTTAGAGTAGAAAATGCTTTTGTCATCGCTGTTGTTTCCGCTATTTTTGATATTTTGCCGCTGTTAGGCGTCGGTACGATCTTCATTCCTTGGATCATTTACTTGATTATTGTAGGCAAGGTTACGCTTGCGATTTGGCTCTCTGTACTGTTTTTAGCAGTCGTGCTGACACGCCAAATTCTCGAACCAAAGATAACAGGCGACTCCCTTGGCGTGTCCGCCTTCACGATGCTTGCTTTCATGATTGTGTCGTTATCCGTATTCGGCATATCTGGTGTCATTTTAGCGCCAATTCTCATGATTCTGCTTAAATCGCTTTATGATCAAGGCTACTTTCACCGCTGGATTCACGCTCCAATTGGGGAGTTCGACAATCCGCCAAATGAGAGCGATACAAGCAATCTAACCACACCAGTGGACCCGGACGCTGACGAGGAAGAAGATACGAGAATTTAG
- a CDS encoding penicillin-binding transpeptidase domain-containing protein, with protein sequence MFKRIWLSAWIITIIMLMYIARLAWLQLMPISSTAAVLSANNSRGGWHRLSVMQRQRNLVLDTGRGDFYDRYGMAITGETYSAVALFPIPPSLRGETKDLAALSTILGITEKQLLLRWDALREPLFWKAEGEQQPLRLTAAEASAINELDLNGIRVLPYRNRYLAAFDAKHLIGFTSQHPEWLQQKYTEELASGKRRLTEQVGGSGLEKSLDKLLHGNGATSASYFIDGKNAPMHGLDIRITQPDSRYYPLKTMTTIDLQLQNEIESYVDAQGLQEGAVVVLDASNADIIAMVSRPKLKPGQFLTGDGSEWSNHALKAVAPGSVFKLVTEAAALEAGVIKRNETFFCNGEYGKYGLSCWKEGGHGHLTLQEGLAQSCNIVFAAIAERLEAAELQRTAEALGVGKQAGWHRDKPFGPFSDPLRLLEEEEAGQLFAPARSYGEDEYNLGKLEAARKARVRAAMLAAVDGGVLAQSGIGQRDVRMSPLQAANLIVTLLNEGRVMEPRLISEIRYANGQRMVKLPAQRAQETSGRIHPATAYALLRGMEAVVDHGTGRSIRQGLWAVAGKSGTAVTTRAGIARNHQWFAGYGPVSKPRYAIAVLVENKPPGSNNQATKLFRGVMDIAARARSKGEDS encoded by the coding sequence ATGTTTAAACGAATATGGCTGTCTGCATGGATCATTACGATAATAATGCTAATGTATATCGCTCGTCTCGCATGGCTCCAGCTTATGCCTATCAGCTCAACAGCGGCTGTGCTATCAGCGAACAATAGCCGTGGAGGCTGGCATAGATTGTCGGTCATGCAGCGCCAGCGAAATTTGGTGTTGGATACGGGGCGCGGTGATTTCTACGATCGATATGGAATGGCAATTACAGGAGAAACCTACTCAGCTGTCGCTTTATTTCCCATACCGCCATCTCTGAGAGGGGAAACTAAGGATTTGGCAGCGCTAAGCACCATTTTAGGGATTACAGAGAAACAGCTGCTGCTTAGATGGGATGCTTTGCGGGAGCCGTTATTTTGGAAGGCAGAGGGCGAGCAACAGCCTCTGCGGCTTACAGCCGCAGAAGCGAGTGCAATTAATGAGCTTGATCTCAATGGGATTCGTGTACTTCCTTACCGCAATCGATATTTGGCGGCCTTTGACGCGAAGCATCTGATTGGCTTTACTAGTCAGCATCCAGAATGGCTGCAGCAGAAGTATACAGAGGAGCTTGCCTCTGGAAAGAGAAGGCTGACTGAGCAGGTTGGAGGCTCGGGTTTGGAGAAGTCGCTTGATAAGCTGCTGCACGGGAATGGGGCAACCTCTGCTTCTTACTTTATTGATGGGAAAAATGCGCCTATGCATGGACTGGATATACGCATTACGCAGCCTGATAGCCGTTATTATCCGCTTAAGACCATGACAACGATTGATTTGCAGCTGCAAAATGAGATTGAAAGCTATGTGGACGCTCAAGGCTTGCAGGAGGGCGCAGTTGTTGTGCTGGATGCGAGCAACGCGGATATTATTGCAATGGTGTCGCGGCCAAAGCTTAAGCCTGGACAATTCCTGACTGGAGACGGCTCGGAATGGTCAAATCATGCGTTAAAGGCTGTAGCGCCAGGCTCGGTGTTCAAGCTTGTGACCGAGGCGGCTGCATTGGAGGCAGGAGTGATCAAGCGGAACGAAACCTTTTTTTGCAACGGAGAATACGGCAAATATGGCTTGTCCTGCTGGAAGGAAGGCGGTCATGGCCATCTGACGCTGCAGGAGGGCTTGGCGCAATCCTGCAATATCGTTTTTGCGGCGATTGCGGAGCGGCTGGAGGCAGCGGAGCTGCAGAGGACTGCAGAAGCGCTAGGTGTAGGCAAGCAGGCAGGCTGGCATCGTGATAAGCCCTTTGGGCCATTCAGTGATCCGCTTCGCCTGCTAGAGGAAGAGGAAGCGGGGCAGCTGTTCGCGCCAGCGAGAAGCTACGGAGAAGACGAGTACAACTTAGGGAAGCTGGAGGCCGCTCGTAAGGCTCGCGTACGAGCGGCGATGCTGGCTGCGGTAGATGGAGGCGTGCTCGCGCAGAGCGGGATCGGGCAGCGTGATGTGAGAATGTCGCCGCTTCAAGCGGCGAATTTGATTGTAACGCTGCTAAATGAGGGGCGCGTAATGGAGCCGCGCCTCATCAGTGAAATCCGCTATGCCAACGGCCAGCGGATGGTGAAGCTCCCCGCGCAGCGGGCGCAGGAAACAAGCGGCCGGATTCATCCGGCCACTGCTTATGCGCTGCTGCGCGGAATGGAGGCGGTCGTCGACCATGGTACGGGTCGATCGATCCGCCAAGGGCTGTGGGCGGTGGCCGGGAAATCCGGCACCGCCGTGACGACTCGGGCCGGAATCGCCCGCAACCACCAGTGGTTTGCGGGCTACGGCCCGGTCAGCAAGCCGCGCTACGCTATTGCTGTGCTTGTGGAAAATAAGCCGCCTGGAAGTAACAACCAGGCGACTAAGCTATTCCGGGGCGTCATGGATATTGCCGCCCGCGCAAGAAGTAAAGGAGAGGACAGCTGA
- a CDS encoding urease subunit gamma — protein MQLTEREKEKLLITIAADLARRRLNRGVKLNYPESIALITSEIMEGARDGMTVAQLMEFGTQVLKSEQVMSGIPEMIHEVQVEATFPDGTKLVTVHNPITA, from the coding sequence TTGCAGTTAACTGAACGTGAAAAAGAAAAGCTGCTCATTACAATCGCTGCTGATTTAGCTAGACGGAGGCTTAACCGAGGGGTCAAGCTTAATTATCCAGAGAGCATCGCACTCATCACCTCTGAAATTATGGAAGGCGCACGGGATGGAATGACGGTTGCACAGCTCATGGAGTTCGGAACGCAAGTATTGAAATCTGAACAGGTGATGTCCGGCATACCCGAAATGATACATGAGGTTCAAGTTGAAGCAACTTTTCCAGATGGGACAAAGCTAGTTACCGTCCATAATCCGATTACAGCATAG